CATGGATTGGGGATAGAGATAGTCCTTGTTCACAAATTTTTTTAAATTCTTCATAATTGTATGCAATACCTCCCCCGGATCCACCCATAGTAAAAGATGGTCTAATAATACAGGGAAATCCAATTTCTTTAGATGCCTGTATTGCATCTTGCATATTATTAACAATCTTACATTTTGCAGTTTTTAATCCAATTTGTTCAATTGTTTGTTTAAATAAATTTCTATTTTCAGATTTTTGAATAGATTGAATACTAGCACCAATAATTTTTATATTATAAAGTGATAAAATTCCTTTTTCATGTAATTTTAATGTGGAGTTCAGTGCAACTTGTCCTCCCATGGTTGGTAGTATTGCATCAGGTTTTTCTTTTTTAATGATTTTTTTAATAATTTTCCAATTTATTGGTTCAATATATGTCGCATCAGCGATTTCAGGATCAGTCATAATTGTTGCAGGATTTGAATTGACTAAAATTATTTTATATCCTTCTTCTTTTAATGCTTTACATGCCTGCGTCCCTGAATAATCAAATTCACAGGCTTGACCAATAATGATAGGACCAGCTCCAATAATTAAAATAGATTTAATGTCGGTACGTTTTGGCATGTTTATTCCTATACTAATTCTGTTTATAATTTTTAATGTTTTTTATAAATTTTTCAAATAATTTTTGTGTATCGTTAGGACCTGGGTTAGCTTCTGGGTGTCCTTGAAAACCAAATACATTTTTATTATTAATTTCAATACCTTGTATTGTATGATCAAACAAAGATATATGAGTGATTGTAATATTTTTTGGTAAATTTTTTTTATCAATGGTAAAATTATGATTTTGTGTAGTAATCATAACTTTTTTATTTTTTATATTTTGTACAGGATGATTACTACCATGATGTCCAAATTTCATTTTTTTAATTTTTGCTAAATTTGCTAAAGCTAGTAATTGATGTCCTAAGCATATTCCAAAAATAGGTATTTTGGTTGTTAGTAATTTTTGAATATTTGTAATAATTTCAATATATGATCTAGGATCTCCTGGACCATTTGAAAGTAGAATTCCATCTGGTTTTAATGCAATAATATATTCAGCAGAAGTGGTATACGGTACAACAGTTAAATAACATCCATAATCTACTAGTAATCTTAAAATATTTTTTTTAATCCCAAAATCATAAATCACAACATGAAAAGATAATTTTGTTTTTTGAATACTGGTTGTTTTTTTTTCTATTTTTTGTGTTCCTGTACTCCAATGGTAAATATTTGTAGTACTTACTTCTTTTAATAATTGTACATTTGATTGAGTAATTTTTTTTTGTATGTGTTGATATACTGATGCTATATTAATATTTTGATCACTGAGTATACATCCATATTGACTTCCTGTATTTCTTATTTTTTTTGTTAATTTTCTTGTATCAATATTTGTAATTCCTATAATTTGATGTTTCTTGAGATATTCTGAAAAACTCATACTACTTCTATAATGACTATCAATTAAAGAAACATTACGTGTGATGACACCTTGAATATGAATATTATTAGATTCAGCATCTATATTATTAATACCAGTATTACCGATATGAGGATATGTAAACATAATCATTTGATTTTTATAAGAAGGATCAGTTAATATTTCTTGATATCCAGTCATTGCAGTATTAAATACGATTTCACCAACTGCAATTCCTGTTGCTCCAATAGATTCCCCTTTAAATAATGTACCATCTTCTAAAGATAAAAATGCAGATTTTTTCAATTTTTTCTCCAATTGAATAAATTTTATTTTACATCGTAAATACAAATATATTTTTTTATTCAAATAATATTAATATTGTATTTTTAAAATCTATTTATGACATGTTTAAAACATCTATCATACTAAATAATCCATACTCTTTTGTTATTACCCATATTGCTGATTGAATAGCACCGTTCGAGAAAGTATTTCTATTATTTGCTTGGTGTTTAATAATAATATTTTCTCCAGCTCCCAAAAACATAATTTCATGTTCTCCAATAATATTTCCGCCTCTTATAATTGAAAACCCAATTTGATTGCTTTTTCTAATTTTAGTAATTTCTTTTTTTCTATATATACTACTTTCATTTAAATTCCATTTTTTATATTTTGCAATGATGTTTCCAATTTTTAAAGCAGTTCCTGAAGGAGAATCGATTTTATTTCTGTGGTGTTTTTCTAAAATTTCAATATCATAAGATTCATCTAACATTTTTGTCGCTTGTTTTAACATTTGAAATATGACATTAATGCCTATACTAAAGTTTGCTGAAAATACAATTGCAATATATTTAGAATATTGCTTAATAATTGACATTTCAGATTCATTAAATCCTGTTGTTCCTATAATAATATTTTTTTGATATTTTTTACATATATACAAATTATTTAAAGTATTTTTTGGTGTAGTAAAATCTATTAAAACATCAAAAGTATTAATTTCTTTTTCAATATTTTCAGTAATTTTTATTTTTTTATCATAAAAACAATTTTTTTTATTTATTACTTTAACAATTATACAAGTACAAATAACATTTTTGTATTTTTTGACTTCTGTAAGAATACTACTACCCATTCTTCCGTAAGCACCAGTAATTCCAATTTTAATAATTTTATTATGCATATTTTTATATTTCAGTTAGTATTTCAAAAAAAAATAAATATTATTATAATATTTACGATAAATTATTTTTATTATAATGGTATATTATAAGATTTTTACATTATATGAGAATTTTGAATCATTTTATTTTTTATTAAAAATATTAATCCAATTATTATAATAATATCTGCAAAGTTTAGAATAACTACATGTATATGATATAGATAAATATCTATAAAATCTATTATGTATCCATATTGTATTCTATCAAAAGTATTTCCTATGGATCCTCCCAATATTAATATATATTGAATGTTATCTTGGTGGTTTAAATAATTATTTTGGAAAATCACAGTGATTGTAATAACGTTAATAATAATAATAAGATAATTTAAATATTGAGGAAATTTTGTAAAAAAAGTATAGGCTATCTGATGGTTATGTACATAATAAATATTGATTATAGATACTATTTTTTGAAATTGATATAGATTATAATTATATACGATATATAGTTTACTACAAAAATCTATCATGAATATGATTAACAATAAAAAAAAGTTTTTATATAAATTTTCTTTTTTCTCCATTTTCATATATATTTTTATTACATCTATTACAAATTTCTTTATTGACATTTTTGATATATATATGATTATAATAATTCCAACATCTTGGGCATTTTATACCAAAATATTTTTGTATTAATATTTTTATATCTTGAATATTTTTATTTTTATAAGATTTTATAGGTGCATCTTGATATTTTTGAATTGTTACTTTAGAAACTAAAAATAAAAATTTTAATTCGTATGCAAGTATTGTAACTAATTTATAGAAATCATTTTTTACATATAATATAATGCTACTTTCCAGAGAATTTTTTATATTTTTCTTTTTTTTTTCTAATTCTATTATTTTATTAATTTCAATCCTTAAATTATATAATTTAATCCAGTTTTCATTACTAATAGCATTCTTTTGTAATATATTGTATGGAATTCGAAACCATTCTTCTATAAAAATCGATGTATCATGTTTTCCAGGTATATATTCCCAAATTTCATCTGCCGTAAATGGTAATATTGGAGTTATCCAGCGAACTAATGCATGTAGAATATAATATAATGCCGTTTGGCAACTTTTTCTTTCTATACTATTTTTTTGTAATGTATATTGTCTATCTTTAATAATTTCTAAATAAAAAGAACCTAATTCTATAGAACAAAATTGCATAATTTTTTTGACTACTTTGTGAAATTTATAATTTTGGTATAATATAATGATTTTTTCTTGTATTTTTTTTGTTCTATTTAAGATCCATTGATCTATGATTAGCATTTTAGAAAAATCAATAGTAT
The sequence above is drawn from the Buchnera aphidicola (Myzocallis carpini) genome and encodes:
- the lspA gene encoding signal peptidase II: MSIKKFVIDVIKIYMKMEKKENLYKNFFLLLIIFMIDFCSKLYIVYNYNLYQFQKIVSIINIYYVHNHQIAYTFFTKFPQYLNYLIIIINVITITVIFQNNYLNHQDNIQYILILGGSIGNTFDRIQYGYIIDFIDIYLYHIHVVILNFADIIIIIGLIFLIKNKMIQNSHIM
- the carA gene encoding glutamine-hydrolyzing carbamoyl-phosphate synthase small subunit; translation: MKKSAFLSLEDGTLFKGESIGATGIAVGEIVFNTAMTGYQEILTDPSYKNQMIMFTYPHIGNTGINNIDAESNNIHIQGVITRNVSLIDSHYRSSMSFSEYLKKHQIIGITNIDTRKLTKKIRNTGSQYGCILSDQNINIASVYQHIQKKITQSNVQLLKEVSTTNIYHWSTGTQKIEKKTTSIQKTKLSFHVVIYDFGIKKNILRLLVDYGCYLTVVPYTTSAEYIIALKPDGILLSNGPGDPRSYIEIITNIQKLLTTKIPIFGICLGHQLLALANLAKIKKMKFGHHGSNHPVQNIKNKKVMITTQNHNFTIDKKNLPKNITITHISLFDHTIQGIEINNKNVFGFQGHPEANPGPNDTQKLFEKFIKNIKNYKQN
- the dapB gene encoding 4-hydroxy-tetrahydrodipicolinate reductase, whose translation is MHNKIIKIGITGAYGRMGSSILTEVKKYKNVICTCIIVKVINKKNCFYDKKIKITENIEKEINTFDVLIDFTTPKNTLNNLYICKKYQKNIIIGTTGFNESEMSIIKQYSKYIAIVFSANFSIGINVIFQMLKQATKMLDESYDIEILEKHHRNKIDSPSGTALKIGNIIAKYKKWNLNESSIYRKKEITKIRKSNQIGFSIIRGGNIIGEHEIMFLGAGENIIIKHQANNRNTFSNGAIQSAIWVITKEYGLFSMIDVLNMS